Proteins co-encoded in one Nothobranchius furzeri strain GRZ-AD chromosome 4, NfurGRZ-RIMD1, whole genome shotgun sequence genomic window:
- the nox5 gene encoding NADPH oxidase 5, whose amino-acid sequence MSVDEDARWLEWVTKQFESIAGDDKEINLNEFKTALKVRESFFAERFFSLFDSDSSGSISLEELLKALNLLIHGNETDKLRFLFQVYDVDGSGSIDPDELKTVLKSCLCESAISLPEEKLDDLTLVLFESADKDNSGSITFEELKAELENFPEVMENLTISAANWLKPPDADQKKNKTPRYLTLTYWQNNSRKLLFLCSYALLNLLLFIGAVLHHSYGGGWFMLAKGCGQCLNFNCTFIVVLMLRRCLTWLRATWVVRVLPLDQNILLHQIVGYAILCFTVVHTAAHVANFAWMSRRGEFGLWEYLLTTRPGIGWVKGTASLTGVVLQLLVFLMVFCSSTFVRRSGHFEVFYWTHLSYIWVWILLIIHCANFWKWFVVPGLVFLLEKIIGVAVSRMGGLYIVEVNLLPSKVTHLVIRRPQVFHFKPGDYIYINIPEIAKYEWHPFTISSAPEQSETLWLHVRSMGQWTNRLYEYFRQPESQMFRQKILSSNLRKRRQQEEREKTFSSDSYGTVAYNQDRSIQLMMFCQNGPLSGTDPNMESGDQKNPRPPLDQPESAERGEAPQLREVPANHLFCYIKCYVDGPYGTPTRQIFASEHAVLIGAGIGITPFASILQSIMYRYHMRKHNCPSCSYSWCENIKDNDMKLRKVDFIWINRDQKSFEWFVSLLTKLELEQADEEPDGRFLEMHMYMTSALGKNDMKAIGLQMALDLLAKKEKKDSITGLRTRTQPGRPQWEKVFQKLSEENKGKVHVFYCGAPSLAKAIKHQCERFGFKFYKENF is encoded by the exons ATGAGTGTGGATGAAGATGCTCGCTGGCTGGAGTGGGTCACCAAACAGTTTGAAAGCATTGCTGGAGATGACAAAGAGATCAACCTCAATGAGTTTAAAACAGCCCTGAAAGTCAGAGAG TCTTTCTTTGCCGAGCGGTTCTTCTCTCTGTTTGATTCGGACTCCAGTGGATCCATCAGTCTGGAAGAGCTTCTAAAAGCTCTGAACTTGCTGATCCACGGCAACGAGACCGACAAGCTGCGGTTCCTGTTTCAGGTCTATGATGTTGATG GCAGCGGTTCCATCGACCCAGATGAGCTGAAAACGGTTCTGAAGTCGTGTCTGTGTGAGAGTGCCATCTCTCTGCCAGAGGAGAAGCTGGATGACCTGACCCTGGTTCTGTTTGAGTCAGCTGATAAGGACAACAGTGGCTCCATCACCTTTGAGGAGCTTAAAGCAGAGCTGGAGAATTTTCCTGAAGTGATGGAGAACCTGACTATCAG TGCTGCTAATTGGCTGAAGCCCCCAGATGCGGATCAGAAGAAGAATAAGACCCCTCGGTATCTGACTCTGACCTACTGGCAGAACAACAGccggaagctgctgttcctgtGTTCCTATGCTctcctgaacctgctgctgtttatcGGCGCCGTGCTGCATCACAGCTATGGAGGAGGCTGGTTCATGCTGGCCAAAGGCTGCGGACAGTGTCTCAACTTCAACTGCACCTTCATCGTG gtgctgATGCTACGACGCTGTCTAACTTGGCTCAGAGCCACCTGGGTGGTCCGAGTCCTACCTCTGGACCAGAACATCCTGCTGCATCAGATTGTGGGCTATGCCATCCTATGCTTCACTGTCGTGCACACTGCTGCACACGTCGCTAActttg CCTGGATGTCACGCAGAGGGGAATTTGGGCTGTGGGAATACCTGCTGACCACCAGGCCCGGGATCGGTTGGGTGAAGGGGACGGCGTCGCTGACCGGAGTGGTGCTGCAGCTGCTGGTCTTTCTCATGGTGTTCTGCTCCAGCACCTTTGTCCGGCGCAGCGGACACTTTGAG GTGTTCTACTGGACTCATCTGTCATACATCTGGGTTTGGATCCTCCTCATCATTCACTGTGCAAACTTCTGGAAGTGGTTTGTGGTGCCAGGTCTGGTTTTCCTGCTGGAGAAGATCATCGGAGTCGCCGTGTCTCGAATGGGAGGACTTTACATTGTTGAGGTCAACCTTTTGCCGTCCAAG GTGACTCACCTGGTGATCAGACGCCCTCAGGTCTTCCACTTTAAACCTGGAGACTACATCTACATCAACATCCCTGAAATTGCCAAGTACGAGTGGCACCCGTTCACCATCAGCAGCGCTCCAGAGCAGTCGG AAACCCTGTGGCTCCATGTGCGCTCCATGGGCCAGTGGACCAACCGTCTATATGAGTACTTCAGGCAGCCGGAGAGCCAGATGTTTCGTCAGAAGATCCTGAGTAGCAACCTGAGAAAACGCCGGCAACAGGAGGAG AGGGAAAAGACGTTCTCCTCAGATTCTTACGGAACTGTGGCATATAACCAGGACAGATCCATCCAGCTGATGATGTTCTGTCAAAATGGCCCACTGTCTGGAACAGATCCAAACATGGAGTCAGGAGATCAAAAAAACCCAAGACCTCCCCTGGATCAACCAGAGTCAGCAGAGAGAGGAGAAGCCCCTCAGCTTAGAGAG GTTCCTGCAAACCACCTGTTCTGCTACATCAAG TGTTATGTAGATGGACCATATGGAACTCCGACTCGGCAGATCTTTGCCTCCGAACATGCGGTCCTGATCGGAGCAGGAATTGGGATCACACCTTTTGCCTCCATCCTACAGAGCATCATGTACAG GTACCACATGAGGAAACACAACTGTCCCAGCTGCAGCTACTCCTGGTGTGAAAACATCAAAGATAATGACATGAAGCTCCGCAAA GTCGACTTCATCTGGATCAACAGGGACCAGAAATCCTTTGAATGGTTTGTCAGTTTACTAACCAAACTGGAGCTGGAGCAGGCTGATGAGGAGCCAGATG GTCGCTTCCTGGAGATGCACATGTACATGACATCAGCGCTTGGTAAGAATGACATGAAGGCCATCGGCCTGCAGATGGCCCTGGACCTCCTGGCtaagaaggagaagaaagacTCCATCACCGGCCTGAGGACCAGAACCCAACCGGGCCGACCCCAGTGGGAGAAG gtgtttCAGAAGCTCTCTGAGGAGAACAAAGGGAAGGTGCACGTGTTTTACTGCGGTGCTCCATCTTTGGCTAAAGCCATTAAACATCAGTGTGAACGCTTCGGCTTCAAGTTCTACAAAGAAAACTTCTGA